In Candidatus Micrarchaeia archaeon, the sequence AAAAGGAAATATTAATTTAAACTTAAACAGGTGAAAAAATGTCAAATAGTATAAAACACATAGGTATTGGAGCTTTAGCAACAGGTGTAGCTTATTTAATTAAAGAAAAAAATTTAAATAGAATACCTAATAAAGAAGAATTTGTTGCTGCTTTATTAATAGGTGTGGGAATGGGAATATTGCCTGATATATTAGAACCTGCAAATAGTCCACAACACAGAAATTTTTTTCATAGTATCGCAATGGCATTTATTACTTTAAGATTAAAAAATGAAAAGTATCAAGAACTTTTGGATTTGTCAAAGTATGGATACTTATCACATTTAATTTTAGATGCGACAACTCCTGCGAGTTTACCTTTAATATGAGATGATAAAATGGTTAAAATTTATGAAGAAGAAATGAATGAAAATTTTGAAGGAACAATTATAGATATTGAAACAATTGGACTTTTTGATAGAAATTTCAAAGATTCAAGACAATATAAACAAATAAAAACAGTTATTTTTGGATTTGTTAATAAAAATAAATTGGGCATTTATTCAGTTGATGAAGATAATAATGAAAAATTATTAGAAGAAGTTAATAAAATTTTAAATATTTTAGAAAAACCTTTTTATGCTTTTAATTCTGATTTTGAAAGAGGAGTTTTATTTCATAATTTAAACAAAGAAGTTGCATTTGAAAGAGAGTTGAACAAAGAAAAATATGAGTCTAAAAAAAATGCAGAAAAAGAATTAAATATACCTCAATATGATGACCCTTTTAATGGAGAAGGAATACTTTGTGTAACCAATTGGTTAAAAGGTGATAAAGAAAAATGCATTAAACATAATAGGAGTTGTTTACTAAAAGAAAAAGATATTTTTTTGAAAAGAGGATTCAGAATTCCTGATAAATTAATATTAAATAATGAATAATGTTAAAATTGAAAATTAATTAATTTGTTTTTTATTTCTATTAATAGAAAATTC encodes:
- a CDS encoding metal-dependent hydrolase gives rise to the protein MSNSIKHIGIGALATGVAYLIKEKNLNRIPNKEEFVAALLIGVGMGILPDILEPANSPQHRNFFHSIAMAFITLRLKNEKYQELLDLSKYGYLSHLILDATTPASLPLI